One window of Tenacibaculum maritimum NCIMB 2154 genomic DNA carries:
- a CDS encoding tRNA pseudouridine synthase A: MSYSYSYLVTIQYLGFRFHGWQKQPNLKTGHLFLDKTLKYIYKGIRFKSLGVGRTDARVSASCFAFQLFIDQKVDFDQFMADFNANAPGDMRALKIEDIDKQFNIIQHPKLKEYRYYFSYGEKNHPYAAPFLTRFREELDIELMKRGAILFEGFHNYKRYCTKPSEDTKVEREIVYCRIEENKELTASFFPKESFVLRIKGAGFLRNQVRLIMGGLHDLGKGTCDLNFIKESLDPDSDIEFIKNIAPASGLHLHDIQFKN; this comes from the coding sequence ATGAGTTATAGCTATTCTTATTTAGTCACTATTCAGTACTTAGGTTTTCGTTTTCATGGTTGGCAGAAGCAACCTAATTTAAAAACAGGGCATCTTTTTTTAGATAAAACATTAAAGTATATATATAAAGGAATACGATTTAAGAGTTTAGGTGTTGGAAGAACAGATGCGAGAGTGTCAGCAAGTTGTTTTGCTTTTCAGCTTTTTATTGATCAGAAAGTAGATTTCGATCAGTTTATGGCTGACTTTAATGCGAATGCTCCTGGAGATATGCGAGCATTGAAAATAGAAGATATAGATAAACAGTTTAATATTATACAGCATCCTAAATTAAAAGAATACCGTTATTACTTTTCTTATGGAGAGAAAAATCACCCATATGCAGCTCCTTTTTTAACACGCTTTAGAGAAGAATTGGATATAGAATTAATGAAAAGAGGCGCAATTTTATTTGAAGGTTTTCATAATTATAAAAGGTATTGTACGAAACCTTCTGAAGATACAAAGGTGGAACGAGAAATTGTATATTGTAGGATTGAAGAAAATAAAGAGTTAACAGCATCTTTTTTCCCGAAGGAGAGTTTTGTTTTAAGAATTAAAGGAGCTGGTTTTTTAAGGAATCAAGTTCGTTTGATAATGGGAGGATTACATGACTTAGGAAAAGGAACTTGTGATTTGAATTTTATTAAAGAGAGTTTAGATCCTGATTCTGATATCGAATTTATTAAAAACATAGCTCCAGCTTCTGGATTGCATTTACATGATATTCAGTTTAAAAACTAA
- the gltB gene encoding glutamate synthase large subunit translates to MKNQGLYLNDYETANCGAGFICNLHGKKSNIIIHNALEILEKLAHRGAVNSDGKTGDGAGILIDIPHDFFNRVCSFKLPKPKEYAVGMVFLPKNEHQFQHCISLFESELKKQNLTILGWRRVPVDTSNLGKIAAKSEPRIYQIFISKQHTELTDLQFNAKLFAARKITEHLVEASKLSQRNLFYIPSLSTNTIIYKGLLIPEDIGRYYIDLKEPDVVTRLALVHQRFSTNTFPSWDLAQPFRYMCHNGEINTLRGNVSRMRAREELMESDLFGEDIKRLFPIVLEGKSDSASMDMVVEFLLMTGRSLPEVMMMMVPEAWEKDLTMSKDKRAFYEYHSCIMEPWDGPASVPFTDGNYIGALLDRNGLRPSRYTVTKDGFVIMASEIGVVDIQPSNVIAHGRLEPGKMFLVDMNAGRIIKDTEIKDAIISKYPYKEWISSHTLPLAEIPYTSNLSPIEATDYTTRLRLFGYTNEDIVTMITPMATEAKEAIGAMGTDTPLAVLSNKPQLLYNYFKQLFAQVTNPPLDGIREEIVTAISLAIGEDRNIFEIIPEQAKKLRIQNPVISNDDLDKIKNINHPDFKTITIPIVYEIEKGVNELEKALDTILLTAEKAIDNNTNIIILSDRGTDKKQAPIPALLACSYIHHSLNKRGKRSKCGIIIETAEAREPHHFATLFGYGASAINPYLVNEIINTQVKEGAIIGIDAEMAVKNFNKAIGKGLLKIMNKIGISTLHSYRASQIFEILGLKKSFANKYFPFTPTRIEGIGLYVLEKDIAKRHTAAFTQSTTNNTLPLPIGGDYRWRRNGEKHLFNPTTISKLQQAVRTKSIESYKTYANAINEQNKNLMTLRGLFEFNNLDPIPIDEVEPWTEVVKRFKTGAMSYGSISQEAHENLAIAMNKIGGKSNSGEGGEDVKRFKKRSNGDWKNSAIKQVASGRFGVTSNYLTNAKEIQIKMAQGAKPGEGGQLPAEKVLPWIAEVRNSTPYVGLISPPPHHDIYSIEDLAQLIFDLKNANREARINVKLVSKVGVGTIAAGVAKAKADVILISGFDGGTGAAPLTSLKHTGLPWELGLAEAQQTLVLNDLRSRVVLECDGQLKTGRDVAIAALLGAEEFGFATAPLVASGCIMMRACHLNTCPVGIATQDPELRKNFKGTPEHVINFMYFVAEELREIMAQLGFRSLKEMVGQVHKINTKSAIDHYKAKGLDLSSILYAPQKKNPILHNTEQQNHNLEQVLDTQIFNDARGSIQHKIKASLDYPIKNTDRAVGTLISNEISKIHGQNGLPNDTLKLYFKGAAGQSFGAFATKGVTMVVTGATNDYLGKGLSGAKIIIKKPKEASFNAAENIITGNVSFYGATSGEAYINGIAGERFAVRNSGATAVVEGIGDHGCEYMTGGTVVILGKTGKNFAAGMSGGIAYVYDKNRNFTNNLCNLEMVDLESLENNDFSELQKHLKNHLQYTESSLAKSLLNNWEKEKVYFTKVFPKDYKRALEKLASENNIQQLTA, encoded by the coding sequence ATGAAGAATCAAGGCCTTTATTTAAATGATTATGAAACTGCCAACTGCGGTGCTGGTTTTATATGTAATTTACACGGAAAAAAGTCAAATATTATTATTCATAACGCTTTGGAAATTTTAGAAAAACTAGCGCATAGAGGGGCCGTTAATTCAGATGGAAAAACAGGAGACGGTGCAGGTATTTTAATTGACATTCCTCATGATTTCTTTAATAGAGTTTGTAGTTTCAAACTTCCAAAACCAAAAGAATACGCGGTAGGTATGGTTTTCCTGCCCAAAAATGAACATCAATTTCAACATTGTATTTCCCTTTTTGAATCTGAACTTAAAAAACAAAACTTAACTATCTTAGGTTGGAGACGCGTACCTGTAGATACTTCTAACTTAGGTAAAATAGCGGCTAAATCAGAACCAAGAATTTATCAAATTTTCATTTCTAAGCAACATACTGAGCTGACAGACTTACAATTTAATGCAAAGTTATTTGCCGCTCGTAAAATAACAGAACATTTAGTGGAAGCTTCCAAATTATCTCAACGCAATTTGTTCTACATCCCTAGTCTTTCAACGAATACCATTATTTATAAAGGATTATTAATTCCAGAGGATATTGGGCGGTATTATATTGACCTAAAAGAACCCGATGTAGTAACTCGCTTAGCACTAGTTCATCAACGTTTTTCTACCAATACATTCCCTTCTTGGGATTTAGCGCAACCTTTTAGGTATATGTGTCATAATGGGGAAATTAACACCCTTCGAGGAAATGTGAGCAGAATGAGAGCTAGAGAAGAACTTATGGAGAGTGATTTATTTGGAGAAGATATTAAAAGACTTTTTCCTATCGTTTTAGAAGGAAAATCTGATTCTGCTTCTATGGATATGGTTGTTGAGTTTTTATTAATGACTGGGCGCTCTCTTCCAGAAGTTATGATGATGATGGTTCCTGAAGCTTGGGAAAAAGATTTGACTATGTCTAAAGATAAAAGAGCTTTCTATGAATATCATTCTTGTATTATGGAACCTTGGGATGGACCTGCTTCTGTTCCTTTTACTGATGGTAATTATATTGGTGCTTTGTTAGATAGAAACGGACTAAGGCCTTCGAGATATACTGTTACTAAAGATGGTTTCGTTATTATGGCTTCTGAAATAGGCGTTGTAGATATTCAACCGAGCAATGTAATAGCGCACGGGAGACTAGAGCCAGGAAAAATGTTTTTAGTTGACATGAATGCAGGAAGAATTATCAAGGATACAGAAATTAAAGATGCTATTATTTCTAAATATCCTTATAAGGAATGGATCTCTTCACATACTCTTCCTTTAGCTGAAATTCCTTATACATCAAATCTATCTCCAATAGAAGCTACTGATTATACTACTAGATTACGTTTATTTGGTTATACAAATGAAGATATCGTTACGATGATCACGCCAATGGCTACCGAGGCTAAAGAAGCAATTGGCGCTATGGGCACAGATACTCCTTTAGCGGTGCTCTCTAATAAACCGCAACTCTTATATAATTATTTCAAGCAACTATTTGCTCAAGTTACTAATCCTCCATTAGATGGAATTAGAGAAGAAATCGTAACAGCTATTAGCTTGGCTATTGGAGAAGATAGAAATATCTTTGAGATTATTCCTGAACAAGCAAAAAAGCTCAGAATCCAAAATCCTGTAATATCTAATGACGATTTGGATAAGATTAAAAATATCAATCATCCAGATTTTAAAACAATAACTATTCCTATTGTATATGAAATTGAAAAAGGGGTAAATGAGCTTGAAAAAGCCTTAGATACTATTTTACTCACAGCAGAAAAGGCTATAGATAACAATACCAATATTATCATTTTATCAGATAGAGGTACTGATAAAAAACAGGCCCCTATTCCTGCACTATTAGCTTGCTCTTATATACATCATTCATTAAATAAAAGAGGTAAACGTTCTAAATGTGGCATTATTATAGAAACTGCCGAAGCAAGAGAACCTCACCATTTTGCTACCTTATTTGGTTATGGAGCTAGCGCCATTAATCCTTATCTTGTAAATGAAATTATCAACACTCAAGTAAAAGAAGGAGCTATTATAGGAATAGATGCCGAAATGGCTGTTAAAAACTTTAATAAAGCTATAGGAAAGGGATTATTAAAGATCATGAATAAAATAGGCATCTCAACACTACATTCATATAGAGCTTCTCAAATATTTGAAATATTAGGACTCAAAAAGTCTTTTGCTAATAAGTATTTTCCCTTTACTCCTACAAGAATAGAAGGTATTGGGCTATACGTACTGGAAAAAGATATTGCAAAAAGACATACAGCAGCTTTTACGCAATCAACTACTAATAACACCTTGCCTTTGCCTATTGGAGGAGATTATAGATGGAGAAGAAACGGGGAAAAACATTTATTTAATCCAACCACCATTTCTAAACTTCAACAAGCTGTTAGAACTAAAAGTATTGAGAGTTACAAAACATATGCCAATGCTATCAATGAACAAAACAAAAACTTAATGACCTTAAGAGGTCTGTTTGAATTTAACAACTTAGATCCTATCCCTATTGACGAGGTTGAACCTTGGACTGAAGTTGTAAAAAGATTTAAAACAGGGGCAATGTCATATGGATCAATAAGTCAAGAAGCTCATGAGAACTTGGCTATCGCTATGAATAAAATTGGAGGGAAAAGTAATTCTGGAGAAGGCGGTGAAGATGTAAAAAGATTTAAAAAACGCTCTAACGGAGACTGGAAAAATAGTGCTATTAAACAAGTTGCTTCAGGTAGGTTTGGCGTAACTAGCAATTACTTGACTAATGCTAAAGAAATTCAAATAAAAATGGCGCAAGGAGCTAAACCTGGAGAAGGAGGACAATTACCAGCTGAAAAAGTACTTCCATGGATTGCGGAAGTTAGAAACTCAACTCCTTATGTTGGACTGATCTCTCCTCCTCCTCATCATGATATCTACTCTATTGAAGATTTAGCTCAGTTAATCTTTGATTTAAAAAATGCGAATCGAGAAGCTCGTATCAATGTAAAATTGGTATCTAAGGTTGGAGTTGGTACTATTGCCGCTGGTGTTGCTAAAGCGAAAGCCGATGTTATTTTAATTTCTGGATTCGATGGTGGTACAGGGGCTGCTCCTCTTACTTCTTTAAAACACACTGGTTTGCCTTGGGAACTAGGGTTAGCAGAAGCTCAACAAACTCTTGTTTTAAATGATTTAAGAAGTAGAGTTGTTTTAGAATGCGATGGGCAATTAAAAACAGGAAGAGACGTTGCTATTGCGGCATTATTAGGAGCTGAAGAATTTGGTTTTGCTACAGCTCCCTTAGTAGCTTCAGGTTGTATTATGATGAGGGCATGTCACTTAAACACGTGCCCTGTTGGCATTGCTACACAAGATCCTGAATTACGTAAAAACTTTAAAGGAACACCCGAGCATGTTATTAATTTCATGTATTTCGTTGCGGAGGAATTGCGCGAAATTATGGCACAATTAGGCTTTAGATCTTTAAAAGAAATGGTAGGACAAGTTCATAAAATAAATACTAAATCAGCTATTGATCATTACAAAGCTAAAGGATTGGATTTATCTTCTATTTTATATGCACCTCAAAAAAAGAATCCGATTTTACACAATACAGAACAACAGAATCATAATTTAGAACAGGTATTAGACACTCAAATTTTTAATGATGCTAGAGGTAGTATTCAACATAAAATTAAAGCTTCACTAGATTATCCTATTAAAAATACTGACAGAGCCGTTGGAACCCTTATTAGTAATGAAATATCAAAGATTCACGGACAAAATGGCCTGCCTAACGACACTTTAAAATTATACTTTAAAGGTGCTGCTGGACAAAGTTTTGGTGCTTTTGCTACTAAAGGAGTCACCATGGTTGTTACTGGAGCAACTAATGATTATTTAGGTAAAGGTTTATCTGGAGCCAAAATTATTATCAAAAAACCCAAAGAAGCTAGCTTTAATGCTGCTGAAAATATTATTACCGGAAATGTATCTTTTTATGGAGCTACTAGTGGAGAAGCTTATATAAACGGAATCGCTGGAGAACGATTTGCCGTCCGTAACTCAGGAGCTACTGCTGTTGTTGAAGGCATTGGTGACCATGGTTGTGAATATATGACTGGCGGTACTGTTGTAATTCTTGGTAAGACAGGCAAAAACTTTGCCGCTGGAATGAGCGGCGGAATTGCCTATGTGTATGATAAAAATAGAAATTTCACAAACAACCTATGTAATCTAGAAATGGTTGATTTGGAATCCTTGGAAAACAATGATTTCTCTGAGTTGCAGAAACACTTAAAAAACCATCTTCAATATACTGAAAGCTCTCTTGCGAAGAGCTTACTCAACAATTGGGAAAAAGAAAAAGTTTATTTTACTAAAGTTTTCCCTAAAGATTATAAAAGAGCACTAGAGAAACTAGCAAGTGAAAATAATATTCAACAATTAACAGCGTAA
- a CDS encoding glutamate synthase subunit beta, which translates to MGQTGGFKYYKRQNETNLTIEERLKNYNEFTIPIAPAFLQKQGARCMECGVPFCHSGCPLGNLIPDFNDMVYQGNWKAALQILHSTNNFPEFTGRLCPAPCEKSCVLGIIDNPVSIENIEKSIVERGFLEGWILPNPPKRRTGKQVAIVGSGPAGLTTAQQLNNAGHTITVLERDDAIGGLLRYGIPNFKLDKKVIDRRVAILKAEGIIFKTNTNVGVNYPIEKLNDFDAVVLCGGATLRRTLSIKGVNSKGVVQAMDFLTQQTKSIFNHQTIKAPLSAKNKHVIVIGGGDTGADCIGTSNRQGAKSVTNFEIMPKPPIERSDATPWPFWPMLLKTTSSHEEGCDRNWLINTKEFITNKKGELTALKTVDVMWKTTPGKRPILIEKPNSERIWKCDLALLALGFTGPEKTLSTLLNLKIDQKTNYKATNYQTNNPNIFTAGDMRRGQSLIVWAISEGREAARAVDQYLMGTSHLPTKGEGDLLNA; encoded by the coding sequence ATGGGACAAACAGGAGGTTTTAAATACTATAAAAGACAAAACGAAACTAATTTAACTATTGAAGAACGGCTAAAAAACTATAATGAATTTACCATACCAATTGCTCCCGCTTTTTTACAAAAACAAGGTGCTCGCTGTATGGAATGTGGAGTTCCTTTTTGCCATAGTGGGTGCCCATTAGGAAACTTAATTCCTGATTTTAATGATATGGTTTATCAAGGAAACTGGAAAGCTGCTTTGCAAATACTGCATAGTACTAATAATTTTCCTGAATTTACGGGAAGGCTCTGCCCCGCTCCTTGTGAAAAATCTTGTGTATTAGGCATTATAGACAACCCTGTTTCTATCGAAAATATAGAAAAATCAATTGTAGAAAGAGGTTTTTTAGAGGGCTGGATTCTCCCGAATCCTCCTAAAAGAAGAACAGGAAAACAGGTTGCTATTGTGGGGTCTGGTCCAGCCGGTTTAACTACTGCTCAACAACTGAATAATGCAGGACATACCATAACGGTTTTAGAAAGAGATGATGCTATTGGCGGTTTGTTAAGATATGGAATTCCTAATTTTAAATTGGATAAAAAAGTTATTGATCGTAGAGTTGCTATTCTCAAAGCTGAAGGTATTATTTTTAAAACGAATACAAATGTAGGTGTTAATTATCCTATTGAAAAATTAAATGATTTTGATGCAGTCGTTTTATGCGGGGGAGCTACACTTCGTAGGACGCTCTCTATCAAAGGAGTCAATAGCAAAGGAGTCGTGCAGGCGATGGACTTTTTAACGCAACAAACTAAAAGTATCTTTAATCACCAAACTATAAAAGCACCTCTTTCCGCAAAAAACAAACATGTTATTGTTATTGGAGGAGGAGATACGGGGGCTGACTGTATTGGTACTTCCAATAGACAAGGAGCTAAATCAGTTACTAATTTCGAAATCATGCCTAAACCACCTATAGAAAGGAGCGATGCTACTCCTTGGCCTTTTTGGCCTATGCTATTAAAAACAACCTCTTCTCATGAAGAAGGTTGCGATAGAAATTGGCTTATTAACACAAAAGAATTCATTACAAATAAAAAAGGAGAATTAACCGCCTTGAAAACAGTAGATGTTATGTGGAAGACTACTCCCGGAAAAAGGCCTATACTTATAGAAAAACCGAATTCAGAAAGAATATGGAAATGTGACTTAGCACTCTTAGCCTTAGGTTTTACAGGTCCTGAAAAAACACTCAGTACTCTACTAAATTTAAAAATAGATCAAAAAACAAATTACAAAGCCACTAATTATCAAACTAATAATCCTAATATTTTTACGGCAGGCGATATGCGTCGCGGGCAGTCTTTAATCGTTTGGGCTATTTCTGAAGGAAGAGAAGCCGCCAGAGCTGTTGATCAATACCTAATGGGAACTAGCCATTTACCTACTAAAGGAGAAGGGGATTTATTAAATGCTTAA